From Heliomicrobium modesticaldum Ice1, a single genomic window includes:
- the spo0A gene encoding sporulation transcription factor Spo0A, whose amino-acid sequence MLKNIRLIIADDNKEFCDILRDYISQQEDMELVGVANNGQEALKLIQQEEPDLIILDIIMPHMDGIGVLEGMVGMALAKRPRTIILTAFGQESMTQRAVQLGADYFILKPFDLEILGNRIRQLTNGSAPASTPQPSPSPIIRPRNMDVEVTNIIHQMGVPAHIKGYQYLRDAILMVINEVSLLGAVTKELYPMIAQKYTTTPSRVERAIRHAIELAWDRGNVEMMSKFFGYTINLERGKPTNSEFIAMVADKLRLGQKVG is encoded by the coding sequence ATGTTAAAGAACATTCGATTGATTATCGCTGATGATAACAAAGAATTCTGTGATATCCTTCGAGACTACATATCTCAACAGGAAGACATGGAACTGGTCGGCGTGGCCAACAACGGCCAGGAAGCGCTGAAGCTGATTCAGCAGGAAGAGCCGGATCTGATCATCCTCGACATTATCATGCCCCATATGGACGGTATCGGTGTCCTCGAGGGCATGGTCGGCATGGCCCTGGCCAAGCGTCCGCGGACCATCATCCTCACCGCCTTTGGTCAGGAATCGATGACCCAACGGGCGGTCCAGCTGGGGGCCGACTATTTCATCCTCAAACCTTTCGATCTGGAGATCCTCGGCAACCGGATCCGCCAGCTCACTAACGGAAGCGCTCCTGCCAGCACCCCCCAGCCCTCTCCGTCGCCGATCATCCGTCCGCGCAATATGGACGTGGAAGTGACGAACATCATCCACCAGATGGGTGTGCCGGCCCACATCAAAGGGTACCAGTACCTTCGCGATGCCATACTGATGGTGATCAACGAGGTCAGCCTGCTTGGCGCCGTTACCAAGGAACTCTACCCGATGATCGCGCAGAAGTATACGACGACCCCTTCGCGGGTGGAACGGGCGATCCGTCATGCCATCGAATTGGCCTGGGATCGGGGCAATGTGGAGATGATGTCTAAGTTTTTCGGCTACACCATCAATCTCGAACGGGGCAAGCCCACAAACTCCGAGTTCATCGCCATGGTGGCCGATAAGCTGCGGCTTGGGCAGAAGGTCGGCTAG
- a CDS encoding M20/M25/M40 family metallo-hydrolase — protein sequence MIQRERIVKEVMALCAISSPGGGEREIADRLTATLRELGMTVVEDDAGAKIPGSAGNLYARLEGTVPGKALFFSAHMDTVVPCEKVCPVIRNGAICSDGTTVLGGDDKAGIAAILEALRVLVETGEERPTIEVIFSVQEEGGLKGAKVFDTKRLKSPMGYVLDASGPVGHIINAAPFQNNIEAILHGRTAHAGFCPEEGVSAIKIASRAIHKMKLGRIDGETTANIGTINGGTATNIVPERVVIAGEARSIDEKKLILQTRHMVDCFEQAAQELGGKAEVKVTQVYPGYRLHASDPVVALALKAAVAMGIQPRLVPTGGGADANIYNGAGLPTANLAIGMEKVHTKEEFIPIDALVGSARFVLEIIRQAVR from the coding sequence TTGATCCAACGCGAACGCATTGTCAAGGAAGTCATGGCGCTCTGCGCCATCTCATCGCCAGGCGGCGGGGAGCGCGAGATCGCCGACCGGTTGACAGCGACGCTGCGGGAGTTGGGAATGACGGTCGTTGAGGATGACGCCGGCGCAAAGATTCCCGGCAGCGCCGGCAACCTCTATGCTCGGCTCGAGGGAACCGTTCCCGGCAAGGCGCTTTTTTTCAGCGCCCATATGGACACGGTCGTTCCTTGTGAGAAGGTCTGTCCCGTTATTCGCAACGGCGCCATCTGCTCCGATGGGACAACCGTGCTGGGCGGTGACGACAAGGCGGGGATCGCCGCCATCCTGGAGGCGTTGCGTGTGCTCGTGGAGACGGGGGAGGAGCGGCCCACCATTGAGGTGATCTTCTCCGTTCAGGAGGAGGGCGGTCTTAAAGGGGCGAAGGTCTTTGACACGAAACGCCTGAAGTCGCCCATGGGTTATGTCCTGGACGCCAGCGGACCTGTCGGCCATATCATCAACGCCGCGCCCTTTCAAAACAACATTGAAGCCATCCTCCACGGGCGGACGGCTCATGCCGGTTTTTGCCCCGAGGAGGGGGTCAGCGCCATTAAAATCGCCTCCCGGGCGATCCATAAGATGAAACTGGGGCGGATCGACGGGGAGACGACAGCCAATATCGGCACGATCAACGGCGGCACGGCGACGAACATCGTTCCCGAACGGGTTGTCATCGCTGGGGAGGCTCGCAGCATCGATGAAAAAAAACTGATCCTCCAGACGCGCCATATGGTCGACTGTTTTGAACAAGCCGCCCAGGAATTGGGCGGAAAGGCCGAGGTCAAGGTGACCCAGGTCTATCCCGGCTACCGCCTCCATGCGTCCGATCCGGTGGTCGCCCTCGCTTTGAAGGCGGCTGTGGCCATGGGGATACAGCCCCGGCTGGTGCCGACAGGCGGCGGCGCTGATGCCAACATCTACAACGGCGCCGGACTGCCGACGGCCAACCTGGCTATCGGCATGGAGAAGGTGCATACAAAAGAGGAGTTTATCCCCATCGATGCGCTGGTAGGAAGCGCCCGCTTCGTGCTGGAGATCATCCGCCAGGCGGTAAGGTAA
- the spoIVB gene encoding SpoIVB peptidase, with amino-acid sequence MARERLKRCIGLLLALSLIAGSLTEEALSLWLTPSRLRTTVGEEIPINSMFPQKMMRHVSVALQRSPEWTLHEFPGAIPVSPANATEQPGRLDISLRLLGWIPLKHIVVDVLPPMQLLAGGHSIGVLLHSQGVIIVGQAPITDEQGAKHYPGKDAGLQVGDVIHKVNGQPIKSDAELARAIDEAGRAGKKLEIETSRNGQTNQVTVEPIRCAETKRFRVGLYVRDRASGVGTLTFFEPKSKSYGALGHVINDADTNQRIDVAEGRIIPALVKSIQQGKRGAPGEKVGVFREEDPPFTGTIQHNTTVGIFGRLEGKLNNPHYPDPLPIALSAQVQEGPAEIITVVEGERLERFQIIIDRVMPHRTDGKGMIIRVTDPRLLTITGGIIQGMSGSPIIQNGKIVGAVTHVFINSPSTGYGVLIEKMLEEAGLWKPGNQQVGALPKRQGILFSKKGRWLSPRSASNFCVLDFFQRLSFRFKRKSDAFPHFLKNNRPDNLSSW; translated from the coding sequence TCGGTCTGCTCCTGGCCCTGTCATTGATTGCCGGAAGCCTCACCGAGGAGGCGCTGAGCCTCTGGCTGACCCCATCGCGCTTGCGCACGACGGTCGGTGAGGAAATACCCATCAACAGCATGTTTCCCCAAAAGATGATGCGACATGTCTCTGTAGCGCTACAGCGGTCACCGGAATGGACCCTTCACGAGTTTCCCGGCGCCATCCCCGTCAGTCCGGCCAATGCGACCGAACAGCCCGGCCGGCTCGACATCAGCCTGCGACTGTTGGGCTGGATTCCCCTCAAACACATCGTCGTCGACGTCTTGCCGCCGATGCAGCTGCTGGCCGGCGGCCACTCCATCGGGGTGCTCCTGCACTCTCAGGGGGTGATCATCGTCGGACAGGCGCCCATCACCGATGAACAGGGCGCCAAGCACTACCCCGGAAAGGATGCCGGTCTTCAGGTGGGCGACGTGATCCACAAGGTGAACGGCCAGCCCATCAAGAGTGACGCCGAACTGGCCCGCGCCATCGATGAAGCGGGCCGGGCAGGAAAAAAGCTGGAGATCGAGACGTCGCGCAACGGTCAGACGAACCAGGTCACCGTCGAACCGATCCGCTGCGCCGAAACAAAGCGCTTCCGCGTTGGTCTCTATGTCCGTGACCGCGCTTCCGGCGTCGGCACGCTGACCTTTTTTGAGCCGAAGAGCAAATCCTACGGCGCCCTCGGGCACGTGATCAATGACGCCGATACAAACCAGCGTATCGATGTGGCCGAAGGGCGGATCATCCCGGCGCTGGTCAAGTCGATCCAACAGGGGAAACGGGGCGCGCCAGGCGAGAAGGTCGGCGTCTTCCGGGAGGAGGATCCTCCTTTTACGGGCACCATCCAGCACAATACGACTGTGGGCATCTTTGGACGCCTCGAGGGCAAGTTGAACAACCCCCACTACCCCGACCCGTTGCCGATCGCCCTTTCGGCGCAGGTGCAGGAAGGTCCTGCTGAGATCATCACTGTCGTCGAAGGGGAACGCCTGGAACGGTTTCAGATCATCATCGATCGGGTGATGCCCCACCGCACCGACGGAAAAGGCATGATCATCCGCGTCACCGACCCGCGGTTGCTGACCATCACCGGCGGCATCATTCAGGGCATGAGCGGCAGCCCCATTATCCAGAACGGCAAGATCGTTGGCGCTGTCACCCACGTCTTCATCAACAGTCCAAGCACAGGCTACGGCGTGCTGATCGAAAAGATGTTGGAGGAAGCGGGCTTGTGGAAACCGGGGAATCAACAGGTAGGTGCTCTGCCGAAAAGGCAGGGCATTCTTTTTTCAAAAAAGGGGAGATGGTTATCGCCAAGATCCGCATCGAACTTCTGCGTTCTTGATTTTTTTCAGAGGCTTTCATTCAGATTCAAACGAAAATCAGATGCCTTCCCTCATTTTCTGAAAAACAATCGCCCGGACAACCTATCTTCATGGTAA
- a CDS encoding HD domain-containing phosphohydrolase, with translation MNRLFAGATVVDLLGVTVFIYQTGGESNNLFYLAYILLVAARSVQFGFCGGLMTAIAAITLFFSVTLPSHSYWGDLFLQGSILLVTAFVVGSLADRMRQTHRELERKVDELTALTEVTRTVNSSIELPQVLPAVLELSATVMKVDACAVHILDEQGSLQAVASQGFPALEQERLPVEQCFMGKAIRTGAPVLYYVDQQAGDVCEPFFRAQGFACALSAPLSNSSRTMGVLTVFAVEPNVFAYDDIELICLLATQVGNAIENATLYKKQKDLYLAVVQAFVAAIDAKDSYTRGHSEYVHRYVRRIAARMNVPDDQLERIATAALLHDIGKIGVNSNILRKPGALNDEEYAEIKMHVTIGEQIISQVTDFRDLAPIVAAHHEWYNGKGYPEGLAGEAIPLGARIIAVADAFEAMTANRVYRRAMSRERALAEINRCSGVQFDPAVVEVFLQLAEEGKLDEPIEAIESIVRERVGA, from the coding sequence ATGAACAGGCTCTTTGCCGGCGCTACAGTGGTCGATCTCCTGGGTGTCACTGTCTTTATCTATCAGACAGGTGGGGAGTCGAACAACCTCTTTTACCTCGCCTATATCCTGCTTGTCGCCGCCCGCAGTGTTCAGTTCGGATTTTGCGGTGGGCTGATGACGGCGATCGCCGCCATCACTCTCTTTTTTTCTGTCACCCTCCCCTCCCACAGCTACTGGGGCGATCTGTTCCTGCAAGGGAGCATCTTGCTGGTGACGGCTTTTGTGGTCGGCAGCCTGGCCGACCGCATGCGGCAGACCCACCGGGAGCTGGAGCGGAAGGTTGACGAATTGACGGCGTTGACGGAGGTGACGCGCACGGTCAATTCATCGATCGAACTACCGCAGGTCTTGCCCGCCGTGCTGGAACTGTCGGCCACGGTGATGAAGGTGGACGCCTGCGCCGTCCATATCCTCGACGAGCAAGGGAGTTTGCAGGCCGTCGCCAGCCAGGGCTTTCCGGCGCTCGAACAGGAGCGGCTGCCTGTCGAGCAGTGCTTCATGGGGAAGGCGATCCGGACGGGCGCGCCTGTCCTCTATTATGTGGACCAGCAGGCCGGTGACGTCTGTGAACCCTTTTTTCGCGCCCAAGGGTTTGCCTGCGCCCTGTCAGCGCCCCTCAGCAACAGCAGCCGGACGATGGGTGTCCTGACGGTCTTCGCCGTCGAACCGAATGTCTTTGCCTATGATGATATCGAACTGATCTGCCTGTTGGCGACGCAGGTGGGCAATGCCATTGAAAACGCCACCCTTTATAAAAAACAAAAAGATCTCTACCTGGCCGTCGTGCAAGCTTTTGTGGCGGCCATCGACGCCAAAGATTCCTACACGCGCGGTCACTCCGAGTATGTCCACCGATATGTCCGTCGCATCGCCGCCCGAATGAACGTGCCGGATGATCAGTTGGAGCGAATCGCTACCGCCGCCCTGTTGCATGATATTGGGAAGATCGGTGTGAACAGCAATATCCTGCGCAAACCGGGCGCGCTGAACGACGAGGAGTATGCCGAGATCAAGATGCATGTCACCATCGGCGAACAGATCATCTCCCAGGTCACCGATTTTCGCGATTTGGCCCCTATCGTGGCGGCTCATCACGAGTGGTATAACGGCAAGGGCTATCCGGAGGGTTTAGCCGGCGAGGCGATTCCCCTCGGCGCCCGGATCATCGCCGTGGCGGACGCCTTTGAGGCGATGACGGCCAACCGGGTCTATCGCCGCGCAATGTCGAGGGAACGGGCGCTGGCGGAGATCAACCGGTGTAGCGGCGTGCAATTCGATCCTGCTGTGGTCGAGGTTTTTCTTCAACTTGCAGAAGAAGGAAAGCTGGATGAGCCGATTGAGGCGATAGAAAGTATAGTAAGGGAGCGTGTGGGGGCTTGA
- a CDS encoding methyl-accepting chemotaxis protein, with the protein MYRRLRLAPKFILGMVPLLVVMAVAITLLPDLFVKAAEHTKIQESKAIAEQQADLQTFLAKHITGERPEDPNFTIKYTSDKYRNAKDMPDAWEKKMLQMYVQNPKLAEFSEVLDSNGLRVLRYSKPLFIQEACLACHGEPKGQKDPFGHEKEGYKVGEFRGAISVATTLEGLSKEKVALINTAVTLVVLLLTVIVMYMMVQRFIGKPLEDIVVTVKGLSEGDLTTRVKDKGSADEIGELTALFNQMIENQAKMVGTVRKTAVELAESFEKIATSSDHVSRAASEVADNIQHVARDASTGNGSIADAVQMLHDLSQLIGAAKEQALAAAEKSRLTSQAAESGKDTINETVACMEKIKHKTMETEDHISTLSEYSQQIGMITDTITSLANQTNLLALNAAIEAARAGEMGRGFAVVADEVRKLAEQSNRGAGEVAALVRKIADSTAAAVKAMQQSRSEVEQGACVVNKAGDVLEEILKAVTETVQDVEAIAAMTDREVDKSTRMVEVIQSLHQIIENTAANAEEVAASTEETSAAMETIANSAEKANAMAEELKKTVSRFKV; encoded by the coding sequence ATGTACAGACGATTGAGGTTGGCCCCAAAGTTTATCTTGGGCATGGTCCCTCTGCTGGTGGTGATGGCTGTCGCGATCACCCTCTTGCCTGACTTGTTTGTGAAGGCGGCCGAACACACCAAGATTCAGGAGTCCAAAGCGATCGCAGAACAACAGGCGGATCTGCAGACCTTCCTAGCCAAACATATCACGGGAGAACGCCCTGAAGATCCCAACTTCACCATCAAATACACCTCTGACAAGTACCGCAACGCCAAGGACATGCCCGACGCTTGGGAAAAAAAGATGCTCCAGATGTATGTCCAAAACCCCAAACTGGCGGAATTCTCTGAGGTGCTCGACTCGAACGGCCTGCGCGTTTTGCGCTACAGCAAGCCGCTTTTCATCCAGGAGGCCTGTCTGGCTTGCCACGGCGAACCGAAAGGCCAGAAGGACCCCTTCGGACATGAGAAGGAAGGCTACAAGGTGGGCGAGTTCCGGGGCGCCATCAGCGTGGCGACGACGCTGGAGGGACTTTCCAAAGAGAAGGTCGCCCTGATCAACACCGCTGTTACCCTTGTTGTCTTATTGCTGACAGTGATCGTCATGTATATGATGGTGCAGAGGTTCATCGGCAAACCCCTTGAAGACATCGTGGTCACTGTCAAGGGATTGTCCGAAGGTGACCTGACGACGCGGGTCAAAGACAAGGGCAGCGCCGATGAGATCGGAGAACTGACTGCGCTGTTCAACCAGATGATCGAAAATCAGGCCAAAATGGTCGGCACCGTTCGTAAAACGGCGGTGGAGCTGGCCGAGTCCTTCGAAAAAATCGCCACATCGAGCGACCATGTGTCCAGAGCAGCCTCCGAGGTGGCCGACAACATCCAGCATGTGGCTCGCGACGCCAGCACCGGCAATGGGTCGATCGCCGACGCGGTCCAAATGCTCCACGATCTCTCGCAGCTGATCGGCGCAGCCAAAGAGCAGGCCCTGGCGGCAGCGGAAAAATCGAGGTTGACGTCGCAGGCGGCGGAAAGCGGCAAGGATACGATCAATGAAACCGTCGCCTGTATGGAGAAGATTAAGCATAAGACGATGGAGACGGAGGATCACATCAGCACCCTCAGCGAGTACTCTCAACAGATCGGCATGATCACCGACACCATCACGAGCCTTGCGAACCAGACGAACCTGCTGGCGCTGAACGCAGCGATCGAGGCTGCCCGCGCCGGGGAGATGGGCAGGGGCTTCGCCGTCGTCGCCGATGAGGTGCGCAAGTTGGCAGAGCAGTCGAATCGGGGCGCCGGAGAAGTGGCCGCCCTCGTTCGTAAGATCGCTGACAGCACCGCCGCAGCCGTGAAGGCGATGCAGCAGAGCCGCTCAGAGGTGGAGCAGGGCGCCTGCGTCGTCAACAAGGCAGGCGATGTTTTAGAAGAGATCCTCAAGGCGGTTACCGAGACCGTTCAGGATGTGGAGGCCATCGCCGCCATGACCGACCGGGAGGTGGATAAGTCGACGCGAATGGTCGAGGTGATTCAATCTCTGCATCAGATCATTGAGAATACGGCCGCCAACGCCGAGGAGGTCGCAGCGTCGACAGAAGAGACCTCGGCGGCCATGGAGACCATCGCGAACAGCGCCGAAAAAGCCAATGCCATGGCCGAAGAATTGAAAAAGACAGTCAGCAGGTTCAAGGTCTGA